In Cyanobacteriota bacterium, the genomic window TCCAAGGTTGCAGCTTTAGGATTAGCTATTAGGCTTTTTCATTTTGTTTTTCTTACTCAAGAAATGGCTTTATTGATTTCGGTTCTTGCGATTCTTTCTATTATTATCGGCAATTATGTCGGGGTTATCCAGATGATTTCACGAGGTTCTACTAAGCGCCTACTTGCCTATTCTTCAATTGCTCAGGCTGGTTATTTATTAATCGGGCTTGCAGTATTTCAAGGTAGAAGTGTTGCTGCTTTAATAATGTACCTAACTGTTTATGCCTTGATGAATACAGGTGCTTTTCTTGCTTTAATTTACTTTGAGCAAACAACAGGTTCTGATGAGATTTATGATATGTCTGGTTTGATTAAAAAGCGTCCTGGAGTGGTTATTGCCGCTTCGCTTTGTTTGGTTAATTTGGCTGGCTTACCATTTATTCCAGCTGGATTTATTGCTAAGTTTTATTTGTTTTCTTCTGCCTATACTTCAGGTTTAAGTTTTTATGGAATTAATTTTGGTTTAGTGCTTGCACTAGTTGGTTTGCTTGGTTCTTTGATTGGTCTTTTTTACTATCTTTATCTTATCAAAATCATGGTTGTTGATGAGCCATCTACGGTTGTCAAACAAATGAATGATAAAGAAATTGACGGCAATTGTTTAGTCAAGCTTAGTCTTTATTTGTCTGTAGTCATCATGGCGGTGATCGGTATCTTTGGTATGGATTGGCTGCATAGAGTTGCTGCAACGGTCTTGCGAGCCCTTAACTAATGCATTTGGCAATGAATCTAAGTTCTTCAAGCAAAGTAAGTTTGATACTTAAGTGGATACTTGTCCTTAATTTAATTGTTTTTGGAATCAAATTATTTATAGGTTTGAAAGCACATTCATTGAGTATTTTGGGTGATGCGGTTCATTCTGGGATCGATAGTTTCAATAATATAATCGGCTTGGTGATGATTCGGCTTGCTGCCCAGCCGCCTGACCAGAAGCACCCATACGGGCATGCCAAGTTTGAAACATTGGGAGCGCTTGCTGTTGTTGCGTTTCTTGCAATTACTAGTTTTGAGTTGCTTGAAAAATCTGTTATGAGATTTTTTAATCCAGGGGATTATCCGCATATTGATAGAATGACGATTTATTTATTATTGGTTACTTTGGTGATTAATATTTTTGTTTGGCTTTATGAAAGTCGTGCTGGCAAAAAATTGAATAGTCAGTTGTTGCAAGCAGATGCTGCCCATACTTTCTCTGATATTTTAGTGACGGTCTCTATTCTTTGTAGTGTATTTTTTATTGCTCGTGGCTATCTTTGGCTTGATCCGTTTTTGGGGATAGTGATAGCAGTAGTGATTGTAAGAGGCGGCTGGAAGATATTAAAGCAAACGGTGCCGCTATTGGTTGACGAAGCTTGGATTCGAGAGCATGAGATTAATGACTTGATTATGTCTACAGACAAAGTTGTTAGTTATGCCGATTTGAGATCTCGCAAGGGCAACCATCATGCTTTTGTTGAGATGACGGTGCGTTTTGACACTGATTCTCTGAAAGAAGCACATGATTTAAGCCATCAAATAGAAACCAAGATTGTTGATAAATTTGGTAAGGCAGAGGTTTTGATTCATATAGAGCCGAGTTAGTTGCTCTTGGCTAATGAGTCTTGCTATAATAATACTCTATGAAGTTCAAATCTCAAGCCCTAAATATACTTACTTCTAATATTGATACCGATCAAATTATTCCAGCAAGGCACCTTACGGGTATCTTGAAAACAGGATTAGGAGTATAT contains:
- a CDS encoding proton-conducting transporter membrane subunit; the protein is MDLTEIRSVLHPEIIVLIGILLTLAMSLFNSSKKYVPGLAAIVLVTASIAAAMNFPAAESKTILFNSFNHDALSIYFRFLIYGASFLIVLGSNQYLKRLESPSEYYPIILTASLGAGFLVSANDFLVFFVALETLGLSAILLASYARLNQGSNEAGIKYLINSAVATAVLLLGISMIYGLTASTNFNEIALRIFKLAEANLLSPSLLALISICLVATIGFKLAAAPFHNWSPDVYTGAPTTTTVFLSVVSKVAALGLAIRLFHFVFLTQEMALLISVLAILSIIIGNYVGVIQMISRGSTKRLLAYSSIAQAGYLLIGLAVFQGRSVAALIMYLTVYALMNTGAFLALIYFEQTTGSDEIYDMSGLIKKRPGVVIAASLCLVNLAGLPFIPAGFIAKFYLFSSAYTSGLSFYGINFGLVLALVGLLGSLIGLFYYLYLIKIMVVDEPSTVVKQMNDKEIDGNCLVKLSLYLSVVIMAVIGIFGMDWLHRVAATVLRALN
- a CDS encoding cation diffusion facilitator family transporter, giving the protein MHLAMNLSSSSKVSLILKWILVLNLIVFGIKLFIGLKAHSLSILGDAVHSGIDSFNNIIGLVMIRLAAQPPDQKHPYGHAKFETLGALAVVAFLAITSFELLEKSVMRFFNPGDYPHIDRMTIYLLLVTLVINIFVWLYESRAGKKLNSQLLQADAAHTFSDILVTVSILCSVFFIARGYLWLDPFLGIVIAVVIVRGGWKILKQTVPLLVDEAWIREHEINDLIMSTDKVVSYADLRSRKGNHHAFVEMTVRFDTDSLKEAHDLSHQIETKIVDKFGKAEVLIHIEPS